The region CGGCCTTTTCATCGTACCGGTTAATTTCTTGCTTTCACCGCTTGTCGATAAAACAGATCGCCCCCTCTCGACCGTGTTTTGTTGAGTTCCTGCATTACCGACTGCGTTCGAGATTCGTTTTTTACCCTGGAATAGCGTCGTATTGTAcgaaaaattttatagaaagTCGGTGTACGCGTATGAAATCGAAATTAATCAATGAAAATTTACTGGTAactcgaaaaataaattattaacatgCGGTTCTTTTCATTTTACAGCCGACAAGGCATTCTAAACTCGAGAAGGCCGATATCCTCGAGATGACGGTGAAGCATTTACAAGCGGTACAGCGTCAGCAATTGAGCACGGCGGTCGCTACCGATCCGGTGGTGCTAACGAAATTCCGTTCCGGATTTTCTGAATGTGCTACCGAAGTATCGCGGTACGTCAGTCACCTCGAGAACGTGGATCCTGTTGTGAAGCAACGACTGGTATCACATTTGAACAATTGCGTTAGCAATCTCCAACAAATGGCGCCGTTCTACAGCCACTACGTGCCCTACATGCCGGAACGGCTCTATCCGGAGGTGAAGGTCGGTTTCCAGAGTGATTTCCAGAATGGCGACGAGAATAATAATAGAAGTGCCAGAATACAGATACCAAACGGTGTTCAGTTGATACCTAGCAGACTGCCGACCGGAGAGCTAGCTCTTTTGGTACCACAATCGGCTGCTATTTCGGCAAACTTTCCATTCTTTCCACCAGCACCCGAGTCTGTCCCTAGAATTGGAGAGCGCTCCGCCTTCACAACTGTTCATAGGTCACAAAGTCCTCTGTTGAGTCCATCGACATCCATCTCGAGCTATGGTGAAGAGAGTCAACAATCTGAACACTATCCTCAAGCGCACTCTCCTAATGAGCAGCAACGTCGATTCAAGATTCCCGATCAAGCTTCCAAGAGCTTCTCTTCATCACCAGAGACTCAAAAGCCACAGATTAGCTCAACCAGCGATAGCAAGTCGCCAGTACCAATTTTTGCGGAACCTAAGTCAAACACGAGTTATATAAACAGAAAAGAATTTGCAGAATCTTCCGAATCGTTAAGCGGCAACGGACTGGCGACGTACAGTTTAAGACAACCCCTTTCGGTAATTACAGACAAAACATATAATTGCACCGATTCTATGGTGGCGAAGAAAGAGGCAATCAAGAGACATAGCTCGGATTGTCTTTTAGTAATCTCTGATAAGAAGGCCAGGTACCAAGAACCTATCAGCTCTACCATGAATTCTTCTAACAGTCCCTTAAAATCTGGGGAACATCAGCCGGTTTCTGTGGAGGATTTGTCAAGTAGAGCGACTTGCTCGGCTAATAGAAATTCTAATCCTAATCCTATCAAATTTGTAGCAGTGGCTGGTCCTTCTGGCGTCAACGGCGATATGTGGAGGCCCTGGTGATTTAAATATAACGCGCCTTCTCATGTTTTTTAATTTCCCTtcctttaaaaaaaatttttttctttttgaaccGAAGTGGAGAAATTCTTTTTAAACCGAAGTACATAAAATTGACAATAGCTAGTTATTATAAAGAAGTATTACACAATTGAGATGTCTCCAGGTTAGATCTCAGTTTAAAACAATTCTCGGCTAGTACATTACGATCGTTTATATTGAAAATTGTGCCTTAGAAGAAACATAATTGTTTACTTTTCAAACATTTTCGGACATTATTGAAACTAGTTTTACCATGATTATATATAATAGGAATCCCGACTGCTTAGTAAGTAATAGTAATAGAAGtattaatttaaagaaatagTATTTAAGAAGAAACGCGACAACGACTAATTAGATGTAACGTCGACAGAATAGGAATATGCAACTTGTATCCTCGCTGACAAAGACTTTCAAGCtttaatatatactatatattgtacgATAAGTTTTTCACTGTGAATAGTCATGTAAATAATCGTCGatcttatttaatttgtattttaatctAAGAATTTAAAAAGAGTGATGTGTTTTTTCAGTCGATGTAATACCATCGTTACGAATTAAGTTCATTATTGCCGGTTTTTGTGATAAAAACAAAGGtggaaaaaatag is a window of Bombus affinis isolate iyBomAffi1 chromosome 12, iyBomAffi1.2, whole genome shotgun sequence DNA encoding:
- the LOC126922464 gene encoding transcription factor HES-1-like; protein product: MVDYYKHKMSGSEEEPESHTQPGMTKAELRRSNKPIMEKRRRARINQCLDELKSLILEAMKKDPTRHSKLEKADILEMTVKHLQAVQRQQLSTAVATDPVVLTKFRSGFSECATEVSRYVSHLENVDPVVKQRLVSHLNNCVSNLQQMAPFYSHYVPYMPERLYPEVKVGFQSDFQNGDENNNRSARIQIPNGVQLIPSRLPTGELALLVPQSAAISANFPFFPPAPESVPRIGERSAFTTVHRSQSPLLSPSTSISSYGEESQQSEHYPQAHSPNEQQRRFKIPDQASKSFSSSPETQKPQISSTSDSKSPVPIFAEPKSNTSYINRKEFAESSESLSGNGLATYSLRQPLSVITDKTYNCTDSMVAKKEAIKRHSSDCLLVISDKKARYQEPISSTMNSSNSPLKSGEHQPVSVEDLSSRATCSANRNSNPNPIKFVAVAGPSGVNGDMWRPW